Proteins co-encoded in one Armatimonadota bacterium genomic window:
- a CDS encoding outer membrane protein assembly factor: MEEGGSIGSAMRTLRIAFCVALWAMASAAHAQRIAEVVIRGNVNVPQEAILAKISAKPGMDFDQSLLSKDRAALRDMGFFSDVIPRTETTPQGVRIIYEVQEYPRISQIRITGNTVFSTDEILKLMRTQPGRLLNHNDLAADIEAITRLYMQKGYLVNVDPDTVGPDRDDPTILNLPLKEVTIEAVKVTGLRKTRERVVLREMRYTRPGALYNLEQIQKDLQRVYNTELFEDISYKAEIGSDLSKVIVTVNVAERRTGLFSVGAAYNNRQQLVGFLEMYETNFRGVGQTLGVRLERGGPANANNFEINFAEPWLDSRNTSLSLSVFDKTLYRFSRGLFTSDPGTIGDEDRYDERRRGGIVTLSRPLSETTRAYIGVRTESVRTNNPSVLPSEIFIKQDGTVSAFSLRLTHNTRDVDFDPASGGFDSFAFETALADLKDIGTAISGGFVGKASFNKVSIDLRRYFSPQGRRRALADKRHVFAIRLYAGKAFGKLPFFEQFFLGGAESLRGYPEDRFWGENVALFSVEYRAPLAQNLVGVLFVDAGDAWGGRYGTINDFTQHSGFKPQVGAGIGIRVRTPIGPLRLDYGFGSEGARTHFSIGNVF; the protein is encoded by the coding sequence ATGGAAGAAGGAGGAAGCATCGGTTCGGCAATGAGAACACTGCGAATCGCGTTTTGTGTCGCGTTATGGGCGATGGCGAGTGCTGCCCATGCCCAGCGCATCGCCGAGGTAGTCATTCGTGGCAATGTCAACGTGCCACAGGAAGCCATTCTGGCGAAAATCTCTGCCAAGCCGGGTATGGATTTCGATCAATCGCTGCTCAGTAAAGACCGTGCGGCGCTGCGAGATATGGGCTTTTTCAGCGATGTGATTCCGCGCACGGAAACCACGCCGCAGGGGGTTCGCATCATCTATGAAGTGCAGGAATATCCCCGCATCAGCCAGATACGCATTACTGGTAATACCGTCTTCTCCACCGACGAGATACTGAAGCTGATGCGCACGCAGCCGGGCAGACTGCTCAATCACAACGACCTCGCCGCCGACATCGAGGCGATTACCCGGCTGTACATGCAGAAGGGGTACCTGGTGAACGTGGACCCGGATACCGTAGGACCCGACCGCGATGACCCCACCATTTTGAATCTGCCCCTGAAAGAGGTTACCATAGAGGCGGTGAAGGTGACCGGATTGCGCAAGACGCGCGAGCGAGTGGTGCTTCGCGAAATGCGCTACACTCGCCCGGGTGCGTTGTATAACCTGGAGCAGATTCAGAAGGACCTGCAGAGGGTGTATAACACGGAGCTGTTTGAGGACATCAGCTACAAGGCGGAAATCGGCTCTGACCTGAGCAAGGTGATCGTCACCGTGAACGTAGCGGAGCGACGCACGGGGCTGTTTTCGGTCGGTGCCGCCTACAACAACCGCCAGCAGCTGGTGGGGTTTCTGGAGATGTACGAGACGAACTTCCGCGGGGTCGGGCAAACGCTGGGCGTTCGTCTGGAGCGTGGAGGACCCGCCAATGCCAATAACTTCGAGATAAACTTCGCGGAGCCCTGGCTGGATAGCCGCAATACTTCTCTCTCGCTGAGCGTTTTCGATAAGACCCTGTATCGGTTTAGCAGAGGGCTTTTCACCTCGGACCCGGGTACCATCGGCGATGAAGACCGCTATGACGAGCGACGGCGCGGAGGAATCGTCACCCTCAGCCGTCCCTTGTCGGAGACAACACGAGCCTATATCGGTGTGCGCACCGAGTCCGTGCGTACGAACAACCCATCGGTGCTGCCCAGCGAGATATTCATTAAGCAGGACGGCACGGTCAGCGCGTTTTCCCTTCGCTTAACGCACAACACGCGCGATGTGGACTTTGACCCCGCTTCGGGTGGCTTTGATTCTTTCGCCTTTGAAACCGCTCTGGCAGACCTGAAGGACATCGGCACGGCTATCTCGGGCGGATTCGTGGGCAAGGCGAGCTTCAACAAGGTCTCGATAGACCTGAGGCGCTACTTCTCGCCGCAGGGGCGCAGGCGCGCGCTCGCCGACAAGCGACACGTTTTTGCCATACGGCTGTATGCAGGCAAGGCATTTGGGAAACTACCCTTCTTCGAACAGTTCTTCCTGGGTGGTGCGGAAAGCCTGCGAGGCTACCCCGAGGACCGCTTCTGGGGTGAAAACGTGGCGCTGTTCAGCGTGGAATACCGTGCCCCGCTGGCACAGAACCTGGTGGGGGTGCTTTTTGTGGATGCTGGCGACGCCTGGGGCGGACGCTACGGCACCATTAACGACTTCACCCAGCACTCCGGCTTCAAACCGCAGGTGGGTGCAGGAATCGGCATCCGTGTGCGCACGCCCATCGGTCCCTTGCGACTGGACTACGGCTTTGGCAGCGAAGGAGCACGGACTCACTTCAGCATCGGCAATGTATTCTGA
- the algU gene encoding RNA polymerase sigma factor has protein sequence MAQDDYLEERRRRFTEVVDAYYARIYNLFCHIVTDTHLAADLTQDTFVKAYEAFGRFRGEASVYTWLYRIAINEYRSYLRRLRREQEFVSRSLDEPVETDGESLFTQLPDPSPSALQMLEKEELIQRVRQAVQSLPPRYRAFAVLRDLEGMTYEQIAEVTGLPLDTVKTRISRARALLRRKLEPYYRG, from the coding sequence ATGGCACAGGACGATTACCTAGAGGAGCGCCGTCGCCGGTTCACAGAGGTTGTAGATGCGTATTACGCCCGTATCTATAATCTGTTCTGTCATATTGTGACAGATACGCATCTTGCGGCAGATTTAACGCAGGACACGTTTGTGAAGGCGTACGAGGCGTTTGGGCGATTTCGCGGTGAGGCAAGCGTTTACACCTGGCTGTACCGGATTGCTATCAATGAGTATCGTTCGTACCTGAGACGGCTCCGGCGCGAGCAGGAGTTTGTGAGCCGCTCACTGGATGAACCGGTGGAAACAGATGGCGAGAGCCTGTTCACGCAGTTGCCCGACCCCTCGCCGTCGGCTTTACAGATGCTGGAAAAAGAGGAGCTCATCCAGCGGGTTCGACAGGCGGTACAATCGCTGCCGCCGCGTTACCGTGCGTTCGCCGTGTTGCGCGACCTGGAGGGGATGACTTACGAGCAGATTGCGGAGGTGACCGGCTTGCCGCTGGACACTGTGAAGACGCGCATCTCGCGCGCCAGAGCACTGTTACGTCGCAAACTAGAGCCTTACTACAGAGGATAG
- the lipA gene encoding lipoyl synthase, whose protein sequence is MNRKLPEWLTIRAPRPGQIQEVDSLIKGLRLHTVCESARCPNLTECWSKHTATFMILGDVCTRSCGFCAISTGRGEEVDPLEPRRVALAAKHLGLKHVVITSVARDDLSDGGAEQFAATIRAVRHAIPGAIVEVLTPDFKGIRWCIKTVADAQPDIYNHNVETVERLQSVVRPQAKYWRSIDLLYFVKRNYPHIYTKSGLMVGLGETKEEVIQTMRDLRDAGVDCLTIGQYLRPTMNHLPVVEYVHPSVFAEYRRIGEEMGFLFVASAPFVRSSYNAEAFSRKVMAERLTQIEAVQGSVEVR, encoded by the coding sequence ATGAACCGGAAACTACCCGAATGGTTGACCATACGCGCTCCGCGCCCGGGGCAGATACAGGAAGTAGATAGCCTTATCAAAGGGCTGCGGCTACACACCGTATGCGAAAGCGCTCGTTGCCCGAATCTGACCGAATGCTGGAGCAAGCACACTGCTACCTTCATGATACTGGGCGATGTGTGCACCCGCTCGTGTGGCTTCTGCGCGATCAGCACGGGGCGGGGCGAAGAGGTAGACCCTCTGGAGCCTCGGCGTGTGGCACTGGCGGCAAAGCATTTGGGGCTCAAGCACGTGGTGATTACCTCCGTCGCGCGCGACGACCTCTCAGACGGGGGAGCAGAGCAGTTTGCAGCGACCATTCGCGCCGTACGCCACGCGATACCGGGTGCGATTGTAGAGGTGCTCACTCCCGATTTCAAAGGTATCCGCTGGTGCATCAAGACGGTTGCCGACGCTCAGCCCGATATCTACAACCACAACGTGGAGACGGTCGAGCGGCTGCAGTCTGTGGTGCGCCCACAAGCAAAGTACTGGCGTTCCATCGACCTGCTCTATTTCGTCAAGCGCAACTACCCCCATATCTACACGAAGTCGGGGCTGATGGTGGGCTTGGGCGAGACCAAAGAGGAAGTGATACAGACCATGCGCGACCTGCGCGACGCAGGGGTGGATTGCCTCACCATCGGGCAGTATCTGCGCCCGACCATGAACCATCTGCCGGTGGTGGAGTACGTGCATCCCAGCGTGTTCGCCGAGTACCGGCGTATCGGTGAGGAGATGGGCTTTCTGTTTGTCGCCTCTGCGCCCTTTGTGCGCAGTTCGTATAACGCGGAGGCATTCTCGCGCAAAGTGATGGCGGAGCGTCTGACGCAGATAGAAGCCGTGCAGGGGAGTGTGGAAGTGCGTTGA
- a CDS encoding sorbitol 6-phosphate dehydrogenase yields the protein MKRLEGKTAIVTGAAQGLGEAIATRLAKEGCTGVTLADLQVDKAQAVAQSIEKESPGCQTLVVPCDVTSEADVVQMVQRHVQTFGRLDILVANAGILIAHDITEFPADQWKKVVDVNLYGYFLCAREAAKVMVQQKSGVIIQINSKSGKKGSFRNSAYAASKFGGVGLTQSIALDLAPYGVRVNAICPGNLLDSPLWRDSLYEQYARKWGLTVEQVRRKYEDQVPLGRGCTYDDVTNLLVFLASEEASYITGEAYSVTGGQL from the coding sequence ATGAAGCGTCTGGAAGGTAAAACAGCGATTGTGACAGGAGCCGCGCAGGGGCTCGGCGAAGCCATCGCCACCCGTCTGGCGAAGGAAGGGTGCACAGGCGTGACGCTGGCAGACCTGCAGGTGGACAAGGCGCAGGCAGTCGCACAGAGCATCGAAAAGGAATCACCCGGGTGCCAGACGCTGGTGGTGCCGTGTGACGTCACCAGTGAGGCAGATGTGGTGCAGATGGTGCAACGCCACGTGCAGACGTTTGGCAGGCTGGACATCCTGGTGGCCAACGCGGGCATCCTGATCGCGCACGACATCACCGAATTTCCCGCCGACCAGTGGAAAAAGGTGGTGGATGTGAACCTGTATGGCTACTTCCTGTGCGCCCGCGAGGCGGCGAAGGTGATGGTGCAGCAGAAAAGCGGCGTCATCATCCAGATAAACTCCAAGTCGGGCAAGAAAGGTTCCTTCCGCAACAGCGCGTACGCGGCGAGCAAGTTCGGCGGGGTCGGCTTGACGCAGAGCATCGCGCTGGACCTCGCGCCCTACGGCGTGCGCGTGAACGCCATCTGCCCGGGCAACCTGCTGGATTCCCCCCTGTGGCGCGACAGCCTGTACGAGCAGTATGCCCGCAAATGGGGGCTGACGGTGGAGCAGGTACGGCGCAAGTACGAGGACCAGGTGCCTCTGGGACGCGGCTGCACCTACGACGACGTAACCAACTTGCTGGTGTTCCTCGCATCGGAGGAGGCAAGCTACATCACGGGCGAAGCGTACAGCGTCACCGGCGGACAGCTGTAG
- a CDS encoding thioredoxin: MSATHVTTADFDAEVLQSEVPVLVDFWAVWCGPCRAIAPHVEAISQEYAGRAKVVKVNVDEEPELALRYGIQSIPTLLFFKEGKVQDMIVGVVPKQTIVQKLEALL, translated from the coding sequence ATGAGCGCAACGCATGTCACAACGGCTGACTTTGACGCCGAGGTTCTACAGTCCGAGGTGCCGGTTCTGGTGGATTTCTGGGCGGTGTGGTGTGGTCCGTGCCGGGCGATCGCGCCGCACGTGGAAGCCATTTCGCAGGAGTACGCCGGCAGAGCGAAGGTCGTGAAGGTGAACGTGGACGAGGAACCGGAGCTGGCTCTGCGCTACGGCATTCAGAGTATACCCACCCTGCTGTTCTTCAAGGAAGGCAAGGTACAGGATATGATTGTGGGCGTTGTGCCCAAACAGACCATTGTGCAGAAGCTGGAGGCGTTGCTGTAG
- the dnaA gene encoding chromosomal replication initiator protein DnaA has translation MEDQLHLGEDENTLALRRAWDRAMHTLANRVNKPSFESWFKSMKPVSFDGERVTLGAPSPFACEWVSKRYGNLVREVLSQHLGKGVEVTIIYLPPEKRPVLGEPPVEETPPATQPAFLPLEQEPAPFEKPVLNPKYTFENFVVGNSNRLAQAGAMSVARAPGQSYNPLFIYGGAGLGKTHLMHAIGHYVLQAHPRLRVAYLSGETFAQQYIAALREQRIDAFRQKYRNVDVWLVDDIQFIAGKEHTKEEFFHTFNTLYQMGRQVVFASDRPPRELHAMDDRLRSRFEAGLIADIAPPEFETRVAILQKRAQIEGIQVPDQVIYHIAYAVEGNVRTLEGVLISIAARASVHNKPITLQLANEVLARHYVDEKQVHTVPTEQAVLQAVCQRFGLTTQDILGDQRSREVLMARQIAMYLLREKAQLPLQQIGQMFGKNHSTVLHAYNRVKTSLNKDKELSSIIYDLNTVLGH, from the coding sequence GTGGAGGACCAGCTGCATCTGGGTGAGGATGAAAACACGCTGGCGCTGCGCCGTGCGTGGGACCGCGCGATGCACACCCTGGCCAATCGCGTGAACAAGCCCTCTTTCGAGTCATGGTTCAAAAGCATGAAGCCCGTCTCCTTCGATGGGGAGCGGGTGACCCTCGGCGCGCCCAGCCCCTTCGCCTGCGAGTGGGTGAGCAAACGCTACGGCAACCTGGTGCGCGAGGTGCTCTCCCAGCATCTGGGGAAGGGGGTAGAGGTCACCATCATTTATCTGCCTCCCGAGAAGCGCCCGGTGCTTGGGGAACCCCCTGTGGAAGAGACCCCTCCCGCCACGCAGCCGGCTTTCCTTCCGTTGGAGCAGGAACCCGCTCCCTTCGAGAAGCCGGTGCTGAACCCCAAGTACACGTTCGAAAACTTCGTGGTGGGCAACTCCAACCGGCTGGCGCAGGCTGGGGCGATGTCGGTGGCGCGCGCGCCGGGGCAGAGCTATAACCCCCTGTTCATTTACGGGGGCGCCGGTCTGGGCAAAACGCACCTCATGCACGCCATTGGACACTATGTGCTTCAGGCACATCCTCGCCTGCGCGTGGCTTACCTCTCTGGCGAAACCTTTGCCCAGCAGTACATCGCCGCCCTGCGCGAACAGCGTATCGATGCCTTCCGCCAAAAGTACCGAAACGTGGACGTGTGGCTGGTGGACGACATCCAGTTCATTGCGGGCAAGGAGCACACGAAAGAGGAGTTTTTCCATACCTTCAATACCCTCTACCAGATGGGCAGGCAGGTGGTGTTCGCCAGCGACCGTCCCCCGCGTGAGCTCCACGCGATGGATGACCGCTTGCGCTCTCGCTTTGAAGCAGGGTTGATCGCGGACATTGCACCGCCAGAGTTCGAAACTCGTGTAGCTATTTTGCAAAAACGTGCACAGATTGAGGGGATTCAGGTACCCGACCAAGTGATCTATCATATCGCCTACGCGGTGGAAGGCAACGTCCGCACGCTGGAAGGGGTGTTGATATCTATCGCCGCGCGGGCATCGGTGCACAACAAGCCTATCACCCTGCAGCTCGCTAACGAGGTACTGGCGCGCCATTACGTGGACGAGAAACAGGTACACACCGTCCCCACCGAGCAGGCGGTACTGCAGGCGGTCTGCCAGCGGTTCGGACTGACCACACAGGATATTCTGGGAGATCAGCGCAGCCGGGAGGTGCTGATGGCGCGCCAGATAGCGATGTATCTGCTCCGTGAGAAGGCGCAGCTGCCGCTTCAGCAAATCGGACAGATGTTCGGCAAAAACCACTCTACTGTGCTCCATGCCTACAACCGCGTGAAGACCAGCCTGAACAAAGACAAGGAGCTGAGCAGCATTATCTACGATTTGAACACCGTACTGGGCCATTAA